The Corynebacterium vitaeruminis DSM 20294 genome window below encodes:
- a CDS encoding sigma-70 family RNA polymerase sigma factor has translation MTPAFTTRPSDYLQYLGTVTVTTPDEELIADFLAGDYYAFNDLVAKHFRRVWFIARRYTDNIEDANDVLQDGLLKAFHKIHQFKGNSSFGTWLHRLIQNNAYDHYNKRKHHQDTVTINGDEPNLEIERVLSHDPTDDIDLSITMRDALDKLTPEHRNAIILVDFLGYDVDMAAGALGVKKGTIKSRRARAREHLRKHLEPLDAPPA, from the coding sequence ATGACCCCAGCCTTCACAACTCGCCCATCGGATTACCTCCAATATTTGGGAACGGTCACGGTCACCACTCCCGACGAGGAGCTCATCGCCGACTTCCTTGCTGGCGACTACTACGCCTTCAATGACCTCGTGGCGAAGCATTTCAGGAGGGTCTGGTTCATCGCCAGGCGGTACACGGACAACATTGAAGACGCCAACGACGTCCTTCAGGACGGACTCTTGAAGGCCTTCCACAAGATTCATCAGTTCAAGGGCAACTCGAGCTTCGGCACATGGCTGCACCGGCTCATCCAGAACAACGCCTACGATCACTACAACAAGCGCAAGCATCACCAAGACACCGTGACCATCAACGGCGACGAGCCCAATCTCGAGATCGAGCGGGTCCTCAGCCACGATCCCACCGACGACATCGACCTCAGCATCACCATGCGCGACGCGCTCGACAAGCTCACGCCCGAGCACAGGAACGCCATCATCCTGGTGGATTTCCTAGGCTACGACGTGGACATGGCCGCGGGCGCGCTCGGCGTGAAGAAGGGGACCATCAAATCCCGCAGGGCGCGCGCGAGGGAACACCTCCGCAAGCACCTCGAACCCCTCGACGCACCGCCCGCCTAG